A section of the Nitrospirota bacterium genome encodes:
- a CDS encoding DEAD/DEAH box helicase family protein encodes MHDKEATARIKINKLLEAAGWHFFADGKSPANIQLEPSVTLKTQDLSALGDNFEKANKGYIDFLLLNEKGFPFIVLEAKSEDKNPLVGKEQARKYAKSQNCRFVLLSNGNLHYFWDLERGNPYVITSFPTPDSVIGYQQVIPNPQRLIEDQVEDDYIVLTQRPNYQSEAAWKNEAERHGYIQANKLRFLRHYQLKAIHAMQLAVKDGKDRFLFEMATGTGKTLTAAAVIKLFLRSGNARRVLFLVDRLELEDQAKKAFAALLSADFQTVIYKENRDDWRRAEIVVTTVQSLLFNNKYQRLFSPTDFDLVISDEAHRSIGGNARAVFDYFIGYKLGLTATPRDYLRRFNNTNPSTRDPREAERRLLLDTYRTFGCENSQPTYRYSLLNGVKDGFLINPTVVDARTEVTTELLSEEGFVVSFTDDAGEDRQEEFKQREFEKRFFSDATNQLFCKTFLENALRDPVSGEIGKSIIFAVSQKHAAKLAQILNQMADRMYPGKYQSDFAVQVTSQIADAQQFTINFSNNNLLGSANFLPAYKTSKARVCVTVGMMTTGYDCTDILNLGLFRPIFSPTDFIQIKGRGTRKHNFLEQLFDESIKDSVKEPQKSAFKLFDFFANCEYFEEEFNYDEVLKLPRPQKGGETTGGDGPVVLGGTYEHIGADILSRINEATIGNEGMRIDRMFFERFEDTVRENEIVAAAVEAGQWDRVIDYVNREVFDKPEEYYTLDKLRKAAAVDRRLTLREILEKIFGLIPSFKSKDELLEEEFAKFVADTKPDEAESIQAIKTFFKAYVTSDQVRHIIEEKQFTDLATNPVFSTRDFKAVPEKYRTLIPEYVKDYVPLNQFSA; translated from the coding sequence ATGCACGATAAAGAAGCCACAGCGCGTATCAAGATCAACAAGTTGCTCGAAGCGGCAGGTTGGCACTTTTTTGCAGATGGCAAATCACCTGCCAATATCCAGCTCGAACCCAGCGTCACACTCAAGACGCAGGACCTCAGCGCGCTCGGCGATAACTTTGAAAAAGCAAACAAAGGCTACATAGATTTTCTTTTGCTTAATGAGAAAGGATTTCCCTTCATAGTGCTCGAAGCTAAGTCTGAGGACAAGAACCCGCTCGTCGGCAAGGAGCAGGCACGCAAATATGCCAAGTCGCAGAACTGCCGCTTTGTCCTCCTCTCTAACGGTAACCTGCACTACTTCTGGGATCTGGAGCGCGGCAACCCATACGTCATTACATCCTTCCCTACACCTGATTCAGTCATCGGCTACCAGCAGGTTATACCCAACCCGCAGCGGCTAATCGAGGATCAAGTCGAAGACGATTACATCGTGCTGACCCAGCGTCCGAACTATCAATCAGAAGCAGCATGGAAGAACGAGGCAGAGCGTCACGGCTACATCCAGGCAAACAAGCTGCGTTTCTTGCGCCACTATCAGTTGAAGGCAATTCATGCAATGCAGCTGGCAGTCAAGGATGGCAAAGATCGTTTTCTCTTTGAGATGGCGACCGGCACAGGCAAGACACTTACTGCCGCCGCAGTTATCAAGTTATTTCTCCGTTCGGGCAATGCCCGGCGTGTACTCTTTCTGGTTGACCGCCTTGAACTTGAGGATCAGGCCAAGAAGGCATTTGCAGCGTTGTTATCCGCTGACTTTCAGACAGTGATTTATAAAGAGAACCGTGATGACTGGCGGCGCGCTGAGATTGTTGTTACCACTGTTCAGTCGCTGCTCTTCAATAATAAATACCAGCGGCTATTCTCGCCGACTGATTTCGATCTGGTTATTTCTGATGAAGCTCATCGCTCCATCGGCGGCAACGCCCGCGCAGTGTTTGATTACTTCATAGGCTATAAACTTGGATTGACCGCAACGCCTCGCGATTATCTCAGGCGGTTTAATAACACCAACCCTTCTACCCGTGACCCGCGTGAGGCAGAGCGGAGGCTGCTGCTGGATACCTATCGTACCTTCGGCTGCGAGAACAGCCAGCCTACCTATCGCTACTCTCTGCTCAATGGCGTGAAGGATGGATTTTTGATTAACCCTACAGTGGTGGATGCCCGCACTGAGGTTACAACAGAACTTCTCTCTGAAGAGGGCTTCGTCGTCTCGTTTACCGACGATGCAGGTGAAGACCGGCAGGAGGAGTTCAAGCAGCGTGAGTTTGAGAAACGCTTCTTTTCGGATGCTACTAACCAACTATTCTGCAAAACCTTTTTGGAAAACGCTTTGCGCGATCCGGTCAGCGGTGAGATCGGCAAGTCAATAATTTTTGCCGTCAGCCAGAAACACGCTGCGAAGCTGGCGCAGATATTAAACCAGATGGCAGACCGCATGTATCCCGGCAAGTACCAGTCTGATTTTGCCGTGCAGGTCACATCACAGATTGCCGATGCGCAGCAGTTCACGATAAACTTTAGCAATAATAATCTGCTCGGCTCTGCCAACTTCTTGCCCGCTTACAAGACCAGCAAGGCGCGTGTCTGCGTTACTGTTGGCATGATGACCACAGGATATGATTGTACTGACATTCTTAATCTCGGCCTCTTCCGCCCGATCTTCTCGCCGACTGACTTCATCCAGATCAAGGGGCGGGGTACACGCAAGCATAACTTTCTCGAACAGCTTTTTGACGAAAGCATTAAAGACAGCGTGAAGGAGCCGCAGAAGTCTGCATTCAAGCTCTTTGACTTCTTCGCCAACTGTGAATACTTTGAAGAGGAGTTTAATTATGATGAGGTGCTGAAATTGCCACGGCCCCAAAAGGGTGGCGAAACCACTGGCGGAGACGGCCCGGTGGTGCTTGGCGGCACTTATGAGCACATAGGCGCTGATATTCTCTCAAGGATAAATGAAGCGACCATCGGCAACGAGGGGATGAGGATTGACCGCATGTTCTTCGAGAGATTCGAGGACACCGTGCGCGAGAATGAGATTGTTGCCGCTGCTGTCGAGGCAGGGCAATGGGATCGTGTCATTGACTATGTGAACCGCGAGGTCTTTGATAAACCGGAGGAATATTACACTCTCGACAAATTGCGCAAGGCCGCTGCCGTTGATCGGCGACTGACTCTGCGGGAGATTTTAGAAAAGATCTTCGGCCTCATTCCGAGTTTTAAATCTAAAGATGAACTGCTCGAAGAGGAGTTTGCCAAGTTCGTAGCAGATACCAAGCCCGATGAGGCTGAGTCTATTCAGGCTATCAAGACTTTTTTCAAGGCTTATGTCACCAGCGATCAGGTACGCCACATCATAGAAGAAAAGCAGTTCACTGATCTGGCAACAAATCCTGTCTTCTCTACGCGGGACTTTAAGGCTGTGCCGGAGAAGTACAGAACGCTGATTCCTGAATACGTCAAGGATTATGTTCCGTTGAATCAGTTTTCAGCATGA
- a CDS encoding addiction module protein → MRVIDIPQIEKLSIPEKILLVEDMWDSISSEESAVPIPESHMMELDRRSARHKSSPGGLLSLDELRKKIELRK, encoded by the coding sequence ATGCGCGTAATAGATATTCCACAAATTGAAAAATTAAGCATCCCTGAAAAGATCCTTCTTGTCGAAGATATGTGGGATAGCATATCTTCCGAGGAATCTGCCGTCCCTATACCTGAGAGCCACATGATGGAGCTGGACAGAAGGTCTGCAAGGCATAAGTCCAGTCCGGGAGGCCTTCTATCTCTGGATGAGCTTCGCAAAAAAATAGAATTAAGAAAATGA
- a CDS encoding N-6 DNA methylase, producing MLDTDTKRRIDTCRDILVGKVPDPKSQVEQITIALIYKFMDDMDAESEEFGGKRKFFAKEFARYGWAKLMRSGLGGHETLNLYAEAIAKMPENPGIPPLFRDIFKNAYLPYRDPETLKMFLKVIDEFKYDHSERLGDAFEYLLSVLGSQGDAGQFRTPRHIIDFMVAIIDPKKTETILDPACGTAGFLISSYKHILQANTDKKGNSKLTPDEKGRLANNFKGYDISPDMVRLSLVNLYLHGFPAPHIYEYDTLASQDRWNDYADVILANPPFMSPKGGIMPHKRFTVQSKRSEVLFVDYMAEHLTPTGRAGIIVPEGIIFQSQTAYKQLRKMLVEEFLVAVVSLPAGVFNPYSGVMTSILILDKSLARKTNTIAFFKVENDGFGLGAQRREIDKNDLHAAVEAIQAFRHSRASGNPDNFDIDKYRNVLVVEKEKIAANGEYNLSGERYSQGKLRSALFPYIPLGEVAIVDWGNTDLTKSSYVGNGQYLGVSAAGCDGRMNHAEHQVGTLVLSAIGANCGRMFFPESEFTAIKNTMTIKPYSDRLEPLYLFHLLSKLTFPKRGGGQPFITKGDVVELQIPVPPQDVQKEIVSEIEGYQKVINGARAVLDNYRPHIPIHSDWPMVRLGDICSLDGTITTDVNLALPYIGADSIESNTGKLLKTETAQGQRVNGPVYEFAGQRLLYSKIRPYLNKLTVVDLHGYCSSDMYPLLPNSAKVQITYLATYMLSDTFNERIRGYYERASIPKINRAHLFGIEIPLPPLTTQQAIVAEIEAEQTLVTANRELITRFEKKIQATLSRVWGEDEPVPAEA from the coding sequence ATGCTTGATACCGACACAAAACGCCGGATAGATACCTGCCGTGACATCCTTGTGGGAAAAGTGCCTGATCCGAAATCACAGGTCGAGCAGATAACTATCGCACTCATCTACAAGTTCATGGATGACATGGATGCTGAGAGTGAGGAGTTCGGCGGCAAGCGTAAGTTCTTTGCCAAGGAGTTCGCCCGCTACGGCTGGGCCAAACTCATGCGCTCCGGCCTGGGCGGCCATGAGACACTGAACCTCTACGCCGAGGCCATTGCCAAGATGCCGGAGAACCCCGGTATTCCGCCTCTCTTCCGCGACATCTTCAAGAACGCTTATCTGCCATATCGCGACCCGGAAACGCTCAAGATGTTTCTGAAGGTCATTGACGAGTTTAAATACGATCACAGCGAACGCCTCGGCGATGCGTTCGAGTATCTGCTCTCTGTGCTCGGCTCTCAAGGCGATGCCGGACAGTTCCGCACGCCACGCCATATCATTGATTTCATGGTAGCCATAATTGACCCGAAGAAGACCGAGACCATACTCGACCCGGCATGCGGCACAGCCGGTTTCCTGATCTCGTCATACAAGCACATTCTTCAAGCTAATACTGACAAGAAGGGTAATAGTAAACTTACACCTGATGAAAAGGGCCGCCTTGCAAATAACTTCAAGGGATATGACATCTCGCCCGATATGGTGAGGCTGTCATTGGTGAACCTGTATCTGCATGGCTTTCCAGCTCCGCATATTTACGAGTACGATACTCTTGCCAGTCAGGATCGCTGGAATGATTACGCTGATGTCATCCTCGCCAATCCGCCCTTCATGTCACCGAAGGGAGGTATCATGCCCCACAAACGCTTCACGGTGCAGTCCAAACGTAGCGAGGTGCTGTTCGTGGACTATATGGCCGAGCACCTCACTCCAACAGGACGCGCCGGTATCATCGTGCCAGAGGGGATCATTTTCCAGAGCCAGACAGCCTACAAGCAATTGCGCAAGATGCTGGTGGAGGAGTTCCTCGTCGCCGTAGTCTCTTTACCGGCAGGTGTGTTCAATCCTTATTCCGGCGTCATGACCTCGATACTGATACTCGACAAGTCGCTGGCCAGGAAGACAAACACCATCGCCTTCTTCAAAGTTGAGAATGACGGCTTTGGTCTTGGCGCACAGCGGCGCGAGATTGATAAGAACGATCTGCATGCCGCCGTCGAAGCCATTCAGGCATTTCGTCATTCCCGCGCAAGCGGGAATCCAGATAATTTTGATATAGATAAATACCGTAATGTGCTGGTAGTGGAGAAAGAAAAGATAGCTGCGAATGGAGAGTATAACCTAAGTGGTGAGCGGTATTCGCAGGGGAAATTACGATCAGCACTCTTCCCATATATTCCGCTTGGTGAGGTGGCGATTGTTGATTGGGGCAACACCGATCTCACAAAGAGTTCGTATGTTGGAAATGGCCAGTATCTGGGTGTTTCTGCAGCAGGTTGCGACGGAAGAATGAATCATGCCGAACACCAAGTAGGAACATTAGTTCTTTCTGCAATCGGAGCTAACTGTGGGCGCATGTTTTTTCCAGAGAGCGAATTCACCGCGATCAAGAATACGATGACGATTAAACCGTATTCTGACCGGCTTGAACCGTTGTATTTGTTTCATCTTCTATCGAAATTGACCTTTCCAAAACGCGGTGGTGGGCAGCCGTTCATCACGAAGGGAGATGTCGTCGAACTCCAAATCCCCGTGCCACCGCAGGATGTGCAGAAGGAGATCGTGTCGGAGATCGAGGGCTACCAGAAAGTCATCAACGGCGCCCGCGCCGTCCTTGACAACTACCGCCCCCACATTCCAATCCACTCCGACTGGCCAATGGTACGTCTTGGGGATATTTGTTCTCTGGACGGAACGATTACAACAGATGTGAACCTCGCACTTCCTTACATCGGTGCTGACAGCATCGAATCAAACACGGGTAAGCTCCTGAAGACAGAGACGGCTCAGGGCCAGCGGGTGAATGGCCCAGTCTATGAATTTGCTGGTCAGCGACTACTCTACAGCAAGATTCGGCCTTACCTCAACAAGCTAACTGTTGTTGATCTTCACGGGTATTGCAGCTCCGACATGTATCCTCTGCTTCCAAATAGTGCCAAAGTTCAGATCACATATTTGGCGACATACATGCTATCGGACACTTTCAATGAACGCATTCGCGGCTACTATGAGCGAGCCAGCATTCCTAAAATCAATCGGGCTCACCTGTTCGGGATTGAAATTCCCCTCCCGCCCCTTACTACGCAGCAAGCCATCGTCGCCGAGATCGAAGCCGAGCAGACGCTGGTCACTGCCAACCGCGAATTGATCACCCGCTTCGAGAAGAAGATCCAGGCTACTCTCTCCCGCGTCTGGGGAGAAGATGAACCGGTCCCGGCGGAGGCTTGA
- the galT gene encoding galactose-1-phosphate uridylyltransferase, producing the protein MPELRKDPISGRWVIISIERGKRPSDFPKRIAVPKGGFCAFCEGNERTTPPEIFAIRPNGGEPNSPGWTLRVVQNKFPALRAEGELDKTGEGIFDKMNGIGTHEVIIECPDHNSTLSTMPLRYIEDALQVFENRIAELKKDPRFKYVLIFKNEGEDAGASLEHTHTQLIALPVIPHLVQEEIENAKHYHTYKERCIFCDIIHQEAAYKIRVISENEDYVAIAPFAASSPFETMILPKKHESKFLHNGNTNLLAQILQKTLKQIDSVLDLPSYNMMLHTSPYNNEINDYYHWHIEIKPKLTKIAGFEWGSGFYINPTPPEEAAKFMREAEIS; encoded by the coding sequence ATGCCTGAATTAAGAAAAGACCCTATATCAGGAAGATGGGTCATCATCTCGATAGAAAGAGGCAAAAGGCCCTCTGACTTTCCTAAACGCATAGCAGTTCCGAAAGGCGGCTTCTGCGCCTTCTGCGAAGGCAATGAGCGCACCACCCCGCCTGAGATATTTGCCATAAGGCCGAACGGCGGAGAACCGAATTCTCCGGGATGGACATTGAGGGTCGTTCAAAACAAATTCCCCGCCCTGCGCGCTGAAGGTGAACTGGACAAGACAGGCGAAGGGATATTTGACAAGATGAACGGCATCGGGACGCATGAGGTCATTATAGAATGCCCGGATCATAACAGCACGCTGTCAACAATGCCTTTAAGATATATTGAGGATGCGCTTCAGGTCTTTGAGAACAGGATAGCCGAACTTAAGAAAGATCCCCGCTTCAAGTATGTCCTCATCTTTAAGAACGAGGGCGAAGATGCAGGCGCATCTCTTGAGCATACGCACACCCAGCTTATAGCCCTGCCTGTCATACCTCATCTGGTGCAGGAAGAGATCGAAAATGCCAAACATTACCATACCTACAAGGAACGTTGCATCTTCTGCGACATAATACATCAGGAAGCAGCCTATAAAATAAGGGTCATATCTGAAAATGAAGATTATGTCGCCATCGCCCCTTTTGCCGCCAGCTCGCCGTTTGAAACAATGATCCTGCCCAAAAAGCATGAATCCAAATTCCTGCACAACGGCAATACAAATCTGCTGGCGCAGATACTTCAGAAGACGCTTAAACAGATAGACAGTGTCCTTGACCTGCCTTCTTACAATATGATGCTCCACACCTCACCGTACAACAATGAGATAAACGATTATTATCACTGGCACATTGAGATAAAGCCCAAACTCACAAAGATAGCGGGTTTTGAATGGGGCTCAGGATTTTATATAAACCCGACACCACCTGAAGAAGCCGCGAAATTCATGAGGGAAGCAGAGATCAGTTAG
- a CDS encoding type II toxin-antitoxin system RelE/ParE family toxin — MTYTLRFLPEVEEDVINGYFWYESKSRGLGEDFLRMFYAYANEILWNLLHYPKVYQNFRRRLLRRFPYAIYFEIENDQIIVFGLFHCARNPQAINAELENREK, encoded by the coding sequence ATGACGTACACACTGCGGTTCCTTCCTGAAGTTGAAGAAGATGTCATCAACGGTTATTTTTGGTATGAATCAAAATCCAGAGGACTCGGTGAAGACTTTCTTCGTATGTTCTATGCCTATGCAAATGAAATCCTATGGAATCTCCTGCATTACCCGAAAGTTTATCAGAACTTTAGGCGCCGTCTGCTCAGGCGATTCCCTTATGCTATCTATTTTGAGATTGAGAATGACCAGATTATTGTATTTGGGCTTTTTCATTGCGCGCGCAATCCGCAAGCCATAAATGCAGAACTCGAAAACAGAGAGAAATAA
- a CDS encoding KilA-N domain-containing protein translates to MSKTKKATIEVQGTAVTVLCQASDDYISLTDIAKHKEPDRSDHVIQNWMRNRNTIEFLGIWERLHNVVFKPLEFEGFKNRAGLNSFVLTPRQWIEATNAIGLTSKSGRYGGTYAHKDIAFEFASWISVEFKLYLIKEFQRLKEDENSRLSLAWNLNRTLSKLNYHIHTDAIKAHLIPAAVTSSQAAITYATEADVLNVALFGQTAKEWRDSNPKLDGNMRDYATVEQLLVLANIEGMNAEFIHMGLPQRDRLKRLNQIAIRQMEVLTLNSTIKKLKE, encoded by the coding sequence ATGAGCAAAACCAAGAAAGCGACCATTGAAGTACAAGGAACCGCCGTCACTGTTCTCTGCCAAGCCAGCGATGACTATATTTCCCTGACGGACATCGCCAAGCACAAAGAGCCGGATCGCTCGGATCATGTCATACAGAACTGGATGAGAAACCGAAATACCATTGAGTTTTTAGGTATATGGGAACGATTGCATAATGTCGTTTTTAAACCCCTCGAATTCGAGGGGTTTAAAAACAGGGCAGGGCTTAACAGCTTTGTCTTGACGCCGCGACAGTGGATAGAGGCTACAAATGCAATCGGGCTGACCTCCAAGTCGGGGCGTTACGGCGGAACTTATGCACACAAGGATATTGCCTTCGAATTCGCCTCCTGGATATCGGTCGAGTTTAAACTTTATCTAATTAAAGAATTCCAGCGTCTCAAAGAGGATGAAAACAGCCGGCTGTCGCTCGCCTGGAATCTGAATCGTACACTTTCCAAGCTCAACTACCACATCCACACCGACGCTATTAAAGCGCACCTGATTCCGGCTGCGGTTACGTCCTCGCAAGCTGCCATCACCTATGCTACCGAGGCAGATGTGCTTAATGTTGCTCTCTTCGGTCAGACAGCTAAGGAGTGGCGCGACTCTAATCCAAAGCTTGACGGTAACATGAGAGACTATGCAACAGTTGAACAGTTGCTGGTCTTGGCTAACATCGAAGGCATGAACGCCGAATTTATTCACATGGGCTTGCCACAAAGGGATCGTCTTAAACGCCTCAATCAGATTGCCATCCGGCAAATGGAAGTACTTACACTTAATTCAACTATAAAAAAACTTAAGGAATAA
- a CDS encoding PAS domain-containing protein, giving the protein MKAKKSFEQMILDWEDSFGNMVTIHDNNYNIIAANSSAKKLLKTSSSEILKRKCYENYHGSNTPPKECPSCDCLKSGKPSIVEIFEPHLNMYLEIKALPIFNSDNSTKGVIHVVRDITTHKKMENEIIERMRELEAFYDMAINRELKMAELKVENEKLRSESYNGE; this is encoded by the coding sequence ATGAAGGCGAAAAAATCATTCGAGCAGATGATCCTTGACTGGGAAGACTCTTTTGGCAACATGGTCACCATACACGACAATAACTACAATATTATCGCAGCCAACAGCTCAGCTAAAAAACTGCTTAAAACATCTTCATCTGAGATCTTAAAGAGAAAATGCTATGAGAATTACCACGGGAGCAATACCCCGCCGAAAGAATGCCCAAGCTGCGATTGCCTTAAAAGCGGCAAGCCTTCTATCGTAGAAATATTTGAACCTCACCTGAATATGTATCTGGAGATCAAGGCATTGCCGATATTCAACAGCGACAATTCCACAAAAGGTGTAATACACGTTGTGAGAGACATTACAACACATAAGAAGATGGAAAATGAGATCATAGAAAGAATGCGTGAACTTGAAGCATTTTATGATATGGCTATCAACAGGGAATTGAAGATGGCTGAGCTTAAAGTGGAGAATGAAAAATTAAGATCTGAATCTTATAATGGGGAATAA
- the glgA gene encoding glycogen synthase GlgA — MKILIASPEAVPFVKTGGLADIAGTLVNEYKKMGLEPAVILPLYREIKKTSHAMNIKPLKKEIAVPVGGGIEKGMLWKGTTPEGADAYFIENEKYYDRDELYCTPAGDYPDNASRFIFFSRGTLEALKALNLSPDIIHCNDWQTALIPVYLKKFYRNGFPKTAALLTIHNLGFQGIFPKSDMPLTGLGWEMFNMNELEFYGKINFLKAGIIFSDIITTVSRTYAQEILTPEHGFGLEGVLRERKDDLYGVINGIDLDYWEPSKDKFIPANYSSKDLSGKAICKRSLQAELGLPVNSSPLIGLVSRLSSQKGLDLVTDAMGEIIRSGAQIAVLGKGDEFFQNALLECRKKYPGHLSVTIGFEEALGHKIYAGSDIFLMPSRYEPCGLGQLIALLYGSVPVVTKTGGLADTVSEYASSQGTGTGFLMNRCSSEELLKTLQKAMELYYDKKEWNKIVKNAMSQDFSWRQSTEKYVSLYKKALKAIT, encoded by the coding sequence ATGAAGATACTTATCGCGTCACCGGAAGCGGTGCCATTTGTAAAGACCGGCGGGCTTGCAGATATTGCGGGAACGCTGGTTAATGAATACAAAAAGATGGGCCTGGAGCCGGCTGTCATCCTGCCTCTTTACAGGGAGATCAAAAAGACCTCACACGCCATGAACATCAAACCTCTCAAAAAAGAGATAGCTGTGCCAGTCGGCGGCGGGATTGAAAAAGGAATGTTGTGGAAAGGCACCACGCCTGAAGGAGCTGACGCGTATTTTATTGAGAATGAAAAATATTACGACAGGGATGAATTATACTGCACTCCCGCAGGGGACTATCCTGACAACGCCTCGCGCTTTATCTTCTTCAGCCGGGGCACGCTCGAGGCATTAAAGGCGTTAAACCTGAGCCCGGACATCATTCACTGCAATGACTGGCAGACAGCCCTGATACCTGTCTACCTGAAAAAATTTTACAGGAACGGTTTTCCAAAGACAGCGGCTCTTCTGACTATCCATAATCTTGGTTTCCAGGGGATATTCCCCAAATCAGATATGCCTCTCACCGGCCTGGGATGGGAGATGTTCAATATGAATGAGCTGGAGTTCTACGGAAAGATAAACTTCCTCAAGGCGGGGATCATATTCTCTGATATTATTACCACGGTAAGCAGGACATACGCGCAGGAGATACTTACCCCGGAGCACGGCTTCGGGCTGGAAGGCGTCCTGAGAGAACGTAAAGATGACCTTTACGGGGTCATCAACGGGATAGACCTGGATTACTGGGAGCCTTCAAAAGACAAGTTCATCCCTGCCAATTACAGCAGTAAAGACCTTTCAGGCAAGGCGATATGTAAAAGATCCCTTCAGGCCGAACTGGGGCTGCCGGTGAACAGTTCACCGCTCATCGGGCTGGTCTCAAGGCTCTCATCACAGAAAGGGCTTGACCTTGTAACAGACGCCATGGGCGAGATCATCAGGTCAGGCGCACAGATAGCTGTCTTAGGCAAGGGAGACGAGTTCTTTCAAAATGCGTTGCTGGAATGCCGTAAGAAATACCCGGGGCACCTCTCTGTGACGATAGGATTTGAAGAGGCGCTCGGGCATAAAATATACGCGGGCTCGGACATCTTTCTGATGCCTTCAAGGTACGAGCCATGCGGACTGGGGCAGCTTATCGCGCTTCTCTACGGCTCCGTGCCTGTTGTCACAAAAACCGGGGGGCTTGCGGATACGGTCTCTGAATACGCATCCTCACAAGGGACAGGTACCGGATTCCTCATGAACAGATGCTCTTCCGAAGAGCTGCTGAAAACACTTCAAAAGGCTATGGAATTATATTATGATAAGAAAGAATGGAACAAGATCGTGAAGAACGCGATGTCGCAGGATTTTTCCTGGCGCCAGTCAACTGAAAAATATGTATCTCTGTATAAAAAAGCCTTAAAAGCGATAACTTAA